The DNA segment AAGATGAGCCGGCTTTTAAAAGACTCAAAGAAGACCAGAAAAAAAAATACGAGACCTCCCTTGATGGTGTCCTTGCCGTTGGCATACCCAGACCGGCGACAAAAGGGGAAGAGGATGAACTTGTCAGGAAATTCCTGTCAGGCCTGGAAAAGTTGCTCACAAAGGAAAATAACTGGACGTTTTTACAGCCTCTTACCCTCTCCCTGGAGTATTGCGCTAAATGTCAGACATGCAACGACGCCTGTCCCATATATATTTCAAGCGGTAAGAAAGATATATACCGTCCCACTTACAGGTCTGAAGTCCTGCGGATGATAGCGAACAAGTATCTGAAAAAAAGCGGGAAACTCCTGGCAAAATTTACGGGCAATGATATCGAACTAAACTGGACGACGGTTGCCAAGTTGGCCGAACTCGCCTACCGATGTACCCTGTGCCGGAGATGCGCCCAGACCTGCCCGATCGGTGTGGATAACGGTTTGATAACCCACGAGTTGAGAAAAATCTTCAGCCAGGAAATGGGTATAGCCCCCGGGGAAATCCATACCCTCGGTTCCGTTCAGCACCTGAAAAAGGGATCGAGCACCGGTTTGATGCCCGTTGCCTTAAAAGATACCCTGGAATTCCTCGAAGATGACATCAAAGAAAGGACGGGACTGGATATAAAATTCCCCTTAGATAAAGAAGGGGCGGATATACTGCTCATCCACAATGCCGGTGAGTACCTGTCATGGCCGGAAAATCCCATGGCTTTTGCGATCATCTTCGAGGCGGCAGGTTTAAACTGGACATTATCCACTGATCTGTTGGGGTACGATGCCGTCAATTACGGTCTGTGGTATGATGATGTCCAGTTTGCCAGGGTAGCGGTGAGACATGCCCAGATTGCAAAGAAACTCGGCGTAAAAAAGATCGTTATCGGGGAATGCGGCCATGCCCATAAGGCCATCTCCGTTATTGCCGATCGTATTATCAACGAGGAAATCAATATCCCGAGAGAAAGTTCCATGACACTGTTGGAAGACCTTGTGTGCAGCGGGAAACTCAACCTCGATCCGAAGAAAAACGCATTTCCCGTCACGCTGCACGATCCCTGTAATATGGTAAGGCTCATGGGCGTGGTGGAGCCCCAGAGAAAGATCATCCGTAAGATCTGCCCCCAGTTCAGGGAGATGGAGCCCCATGGTGTCAGAAATTACTGTTGCGGCGGCGGAAGTGGGTTTGCCATCATGTCTTCCATGAATTTTCCCAACTGGCGGTCAAGTGTCTCAGGGAGAATGAAATTCAAACAGATACTCGAGGCTTTTCAGGACGTCATAGACCCCAGTATCAAAAAAATGGTCTGTGCCCCCTGTTCGAACTGTAAAGGTGCC comes from the Syntrophales bacterium genome and includes:
- a CDS encoding (Fe-S)-binding protein; protein product: MKAEKINPKDISRPSEQMVELNPADFMKLPYPYDKGEDEPAFKRLKEDQKKKYETSLDGVLAVGIPRPATKGEEDELVRKFLSGLEKLLTKENNWTFLQPLTLSLEYCAKCQTCNDACPIYISSGKKDIYRPTYRSEVLRMIANKYLKKSGKLLAKFTGNDIELNWTTVAKLAELAYRCTLCRRCAQTCPIGVDNGLITHELRKIFSQEMGIAPGEIHTLGSVQHLKKGSSTGLMPVALKDTLEFLEDDIKERTGLDIKFPLDKEGADILLIHNAGEYLSWPENPMAFAIIFEAAGLNWTLSTDLLGYDAVNYGLWYDDVQFARVAVRHAQIAKKLGVKKIVIGECGHAHKAISVIADRIINEEINIPRESSMTLLEDLVCSGKLNLDPKKNAFPVTLHDPCNMVRLMGVVEPQRKIIRKICPQFREMEPHGVRNYCCGGGSGFAIMSSMNFPNWRSSVSGRMKFKQILEAFQDVIDPSIKKMVCAPCSNCKGALREIFNYYNAWEKCGISYTGLVELIVNAMVDIKEPYIEWPIM